The DNA window ATAACGATTACCCTCATTCTGTACAAACTCAAAAAAGATTCATTCTCTTTGTTAGACTACTACCAAAAAGCCATCACATTCTTACAAAAACACGTCCTCTTCTTAACTGCTGCTTGGATTCTCTTCTTTAGCCTCACCTATCACTTTTTCGCTGCTACTAACCCATTTGTACGCTATCTGCTTTTCCTACTCCCCCTAATCTATCTTACTCTAGGAAAAATCTTACACCATAAAGAGAACCTAGCCCGCGTATTCATTGTCTTCTCATTCATCCTGCTTGCCATCAACGTCACTACCATTGATCGCTACGACTGGAAACATGCAACACAATATGCACTTGGCTTTAACGACCAAAATACTATTTACGGCTTTGAACTCGCCGGATCATCCTATCGCTTGTTTGAATACTACGCACATAAACAAATACCTAACATCGAACAGCAGATGGTTAAATTCCGCTACATTGAAATTATCAAAGACGAAGAAGGAGTGAATCATGAAAAAGAAATCCGTCTGCCTACCGACCAAATCAACCCCTATAAACGCTATGTTCTCATCATCTCTAAGCTAGACAACGGCGAAAGCAGTGAATATGAAGCAATTTTAGAACAGACCCATTTAAAGACGCAATCCAGAGATTTCGAGGATATTGAGATTGTTGTGTTTGAAGCGAAAAATTGATGTCACCAAAAAGTGACAAAATATTTATAAATACTGTTCTTATAAAGAAAGTATGCTCACACTTAGTAACACACTTAGTAAAATAGGATACACTAGCCTTTTCGCAGCAGGGTTATATTTAACCGCAGAAACTTCTTTAGCAGCAGGTGAAATCAATACTTGGAGAACCGCATATCTTGAAAAAGCAAGAGATAGAAACCCAACACTACAAGTAGATACTAGCTCTTTTCTCAAACGAGAGTATAGTTTCACCGCATTAGAAAGCAGTTGCTTTGCAGGTGCAAAAGTAGTATGTACACTAGAAAAAACAGCATTAAAAGAACCTGAATGGTTCAAACGATCTGGACCAATGGGCTATGAAATTACGAATGTAACTCTTGATGGAATGTCCCAAGAACTAAGTCCTAGAATCATTGATGAATGTTGGCAAACATATAATCCTTATGGATTTAAAATAAAAGAAGGATCAAGAAGAGGGGCTGGCCAGTTGCTAGGAGGGATTATTTACCTTGCATTATTCGATTAATCCTTTCCTTCTCAAATAACCTTCCGCCGTTTCACTCACCATCCCACGTGAAAGACACCAACCAATAAACTCCTCAACCTTCTTCTCAAACTCAACGCCAGTCTTACGAATAATCGATGCAGGAATCTTCCCTTTCCACGCAGATAAATCAACAAATTCCCACGGATGAAAATACAGATGCAAACAGTCATCACTCAACCCTAAGAGTCGCGCATGTCCTTTGCTATACACTAACGGCATATTCCTAAACCAGATCCACGACAGAGGAGCTCTCCATAACGGACTAACAGAAAGAGGAAACACGACTAACCCATCAACAAGATGTGGTTTACTATTCTTAAAAAAATGATTGTATCGACCAGGCACATAGGTGGGATGTAATGAACTGTCATATAAAAATCCCGCCTCGCGAACCACAGACAAAGCTGGTTTTTCAAATCGAGGAGCTCTAAACCCCACTACCCGACGCCCCGTCACTTTCTCCATCTCCGCTTTTGATCCACGAAGAATTGTCAACGCCTCATCACCCCTCATAGAATTATAATGATGATGATGAGCAGCACCATGCATGGCTAATTCATGTCCAGAAAATGCATCCGAAGAAAACAAATCAGCGCATTCAACAGTAAATTTACCGGTGGTAAAAAAGGTTGCTTTTAATCCCTTGCGTTCAAGCATCGCCAACACTCGCAGTGTCCCTTCACGACCAATACGCATCTGATCCTCATGAGAAATAGTTAAACCAAATTCCGTTGGTAAATCAAACTCTTCCGTATCAAAAGTCAAAACAAGACTTTTCATGCTCGCTCCATCACCACACATTCCAATAGACCAAGTAAGATTTTACGTTGATACACAATTCTATACCCTTTTTGTTTATAGAATGCAACCAACAGTTTAGGAGGTACAACTTCATGAATGTGATCATCATCAAATGACGTAAACGGATGCAGTATTTTATTACGAACAACTTTCCACACTCGTTCAAAAATGCGAATATAGAACCATGATGGCACAACCGTAATAAGTCTGCCTCCCGCAGCAACATGCCGATCCAGACTTTCGAGAACTGCAGTACGTTCTTTTCCAGGAGTAAAATGCTCAATCACATCAGAACAATTCACCACATCAAACTTCCGCCCAAGATTAAGCGACAGTAAATTTCCCTGTTTAAATGTACCCTGCGGACACAAACGTCGAGCTAACGCAACCTGATCCTCACGTAAATCTGTGCCCCAAACCACGCCCTGCTTTTTCTTAGAAACCAAATAAGGCAATACTCCCGATCCGCAACCGCAATCCAAAAAAGATTTACCAGCAGGAATAAACGATAAAATTTTGTTCATCTTCACTCGATAAAAAATATGTGCAGGATCAGAACCGCGTGAATATGCTCGATAATAATGCGCAGGTGATTGAGGACGTTTTTGACGTGCAATACGAATTAAATTTACAAACATAGAAAACGTATGTTTGACCGAAAATGTGCTTAATTGCTTGTGTTTGCTAGGAACATAAAACTCTTTGATACGATACGCTTGATACCAAAAGCGATCTAGTAAATCGATATCAAACTCAAACCCGCGACCGATAAAGTTTTTAGGAATAGAATCCCATGCATCACGGCGAAAAAACTTCGCACCGGCTTGCGTATCGCGAAAAGGAA is part of the Candidatus Woesearchaeota archaeon genome and encodes:
- a CDS encoding polysaccharide deacetylase family protein; its protein translation is MKSLVLTFDTEEFDLPTEFGLTISHEDQMRIGREGTLRVLAMLERKGLKATFFTTGKFTVECADLFSSDAFSGHELAMHGAAHHHHYNSMRGDEALTILRGSKAEMEKVTGRRVVGFRAPRFEKPALSVVREAGFLYDSSLHPTYVPGRYNHFFKNSKPHLVDGLVVFPLSVSPLWRAPLSWIWFRNMPLVYSKGHARLLGLSDDCLHLYFHPWEFVDLSAWKGKIPASIIRKTGVEFEKKVEEFIGWCLSRGMVSETAEGYLRRKGLIE
- a CDS encoding glycosyltransferase — encoded protein: MNLSLVVPAYNEEQRIIPTLEKYCSFFPSITQNLEVIVVVNGSTDATLTKVNEFRQKHSFVRTITVAEKIGKGGALIVGLHAAQYEIMGFLDADDAFDLERLKPLLSELNAAKIDVAIASKWKGRSFWQVSEPFTRKIMSRVWNWLTRVFLHVPFRDTQAGAKFFRRDAWDSIPKNFIGRGFEFDIDLLDRFWYQAYRIKEFYVPSKHKQLSTFSVKHTFSMFVNLIRIARQKRPQSPAHYYRAYSRGSDPAHIFYRVKMNKILSFIPAGKSFLDCGCGSGVLPYLVSKKKQGVVWGTDLREDQVALARRLCPQGTFKQGNLLSLNLGRKFDVVNCSDVIEHFTPGKERTAVLESLDRHVAAGGRLITVVPSWFYIRIFERVWKVVRNKILHPFTSFDDDHIHEVVPPKLLVAFYKQKGYRIVYQRKILLGLLECVVMERA